CGCGATAACCGGTGCGGAAACCAAACGCGAGGATCAGCCCAATCTTCCTGTGACGCCCAAAGAACAAGCAAGGGAAGCAGTGGCATGTTTCGAAGCCGGCGCGCGCGTGATCCACCTTCACGTTCGCGAGGATGACGGATCCCCCACCCAGAGATTGGAAAGATTCGGAGAATCGATCGAAGCTATCCGTGCCGCAGTGCCCGAAATGATCATCCAAATCAGCACCGGCGGAGCAGTTGGAGAACCATTTGAAAGGCGTTTGGCACCCCTGAGTCTAAAACCGGACATGGGGACACTCAATGCCGGGACACTCAATTTTGGCGACGAGATTTTTATCAACCATCCCCTGGACATCATCCGTCTGGCTGAGGCGTTCAAGCAATATGGCGTAATACCGGAAGTCGAGGTCTATGAATCCGGGATGATCGATATCGTCGCCAAACTGGTCAATAAAGAGATCATCACCCACAGTCCTTTGCATGTTCAATTCGTACTCGGTGTGCCCGGCGGGATGAGTGGTAAGCCGAAGAACCTTATCTACATGATCGAGCACCTCGCTGAAGAGATTCCCACCGCCACCTGGGCGGTCGCGGGGATCGGCAGATGGCACCTTCCCACTGCGATGGTGGCATTGGTAGCCGGCGGTCACATTCGCATGGGATTTGAGGATAACATATTCTACCACAAAGGATTAATCGCGGAATCGAATGCCCAATTGGTCAGCCGCATAGCGAGAATCGCGACCGAGATCGGACGCCCCCTTGCCACACCCGAACAAGCCAGAAACATCCTGGCACTTTAATTAGGAAGACAATGAAAATCACTGACAACGCTCTCAAAGTACTGCAAAAGAGATATTTCAGAAAAGACGACAATGGCAACATCATCGAAGACTGGTCTGCGCTGATCAACCGCGTCGCCGAAAACATTGCCAACGGCGACAAGGAAAAAGAAAAAAGTTATTATGACCTGCTTGATTCGGGATATTTCCTGCCGAACTCCCCCACTCTGATGAACGCCGGAAACGATCTGCAACAGCTTTCCGCTTGTTTTGTGCTTCCCATCGAAGACAGCATGGACAGCATCTTCGAAACGGTAAAAAACGCCGCTCTGATCCACAAAAGCGGAGGTGGCACAGGGTTTTCTTTCAGCCGCCTGCGCGAGGCAAATTCCCGTGTGCGCTCCACCAACGGGGTATCCAGCGGACCGCTATCCTTTATCAAGGTTTTCAACGCTGCTACGGATGCCGTCAAACAAGGCGGAACGAGGCGCGGCGCCAATATGGCGATCCTTAATGTCAACCATCCGCAGATTATGGATTTCATCACCTGCAAGGAAGACCCGAAAGAACTGACTAATTTCAACATCAGCGTGGGCATCACCGAAGATTTTATGCGAGCCGTTTATCAAGACGAAGACTATGATCTGATCTCCCCGCACACCAAAGAATTGCACAGCAGATTGAAAGCGCGCGATGTCTTCAGTCTGATTGTGGAGATGGCACACAAGAACGGCGAGCCTGGCATCATCTTTCTTGATCGCGTAAATAGCGACAATCCGACTCCCCAAGTTGGAATGATCGAATCCACAAATCCCTGCGGCGAGCAGCCACTGCTTCCCAACGAAGCCTGCAATCTCGGTTCGATCAATCTCTCTGCTTTGATCAAAGACAATGCCATCGACTGGGATAGGTTGAAAAGCGTCGTGCGAGACAGCACAGACTTTTTGGATAACGTGATCGACAGTTCCAAGTTTCCCCTCCCCCAAATCGACGAAATGGTGAAGGCAAACCGCAAGATTGGTCTCGGCATCATGGGCTGGGCGGATCTGCTTTATCAATTGAAAATCTCTTACAGCAGCGACCAGGCGGTCGATCTTGCCAGAGAACTGATGGAATTCATCGATTTTGAAGCCAAGCAGCGCTCTATGGAACTGGCTGTCGAAAAAGGCAGTTTCCCCAATTTCTCCGGTAGTGTCTTCTCTGACGGTTCTTTGCAAAGAGTCGCCGTCAAAAAAAACTGGGATGAACTCATCGACCGGATCAAAGACAAAGGAATCAGAAACGCCACGGTTTCCACGATCGCGCCCACCGGAACGATAAGTATGATCTTGGACACATCCAGCGGGATCGAACCCCAATTTTCCCTCGTCTATGTGAAAAACGTCATGGACGGAGAGAAACTGCTCTACGTGAACAAATGGTTCGAACAAGCCCTTGAATCAGAAGGACTTCTGAGTAAAGACCTGCTCGAGGAAGTAGCCAATACCGGCACGGTAGCGCATATCGACGCGATCCCCGACCACTTCAAGAACATCTTTCAAACCGCGCATGATATCAGTCCCGAATGGCACATACGCATGCAGGCGGCTTTTCAACTTTACACGGACAACGCTGTCAGCAAGACGATCAACTTCTCCTCCAGCGCCACGGTGGAAGACATCCGCACCGCCTATGAACTGGCATATCAGCTTGGCTGCAAAGGAGTTACTGTCTATCGTGACGGCAGCCGTGAAAACCAGGTTCTGAGCACCGGAAGCACTTCCAAAAGCCCTGCCACGGATCGCAAAGTCGCCCCGCGTGACCGTCCTGAAGTCACCCACGGCATCACCCAACGCCTTGAAACCGGTTGCGGACACATGTATGTGACCATCAATACCGATGACCACGGCGCCTGCGAGATCTTTGTGCAGATGGGAAAAGTGGGCGGCTGCGCCTCCGCGCAATTGGAAGCGATCGCTCGTTTATCATCACTCGCTCTGCGTTCGGACGTCAAGCTGGAAGCGATCACTCGCCAGCTCAAGGGTATCCGTTGCCAATCCCCGATGTGGCATAAAGGCAAGATGATCACAAGCTGCGGAGACGCTGTCGGTCAAGCTCTTGAAGGTTTTTTACAGATGCACAAAAACGGCGACGTCAAATCTTTAAATCTACCCGTGGAAAACGGTTACAGCATTCCGATGCACAAAAGCGGTTCTGCGCTTTGCCCGGATTGCGGATCCACCATTGAGCACATCGAAGGATGTCTGAAATGCCCTTCATGCGGATGGTCGAAATGTTGATAAGAGTAAGAAAAGCAAAGGAGACAAACCATGCGATGCAATCAATGTAACACCCGTCTCGCCCTGCACGATCTTTGGTGCGTGGGTTGCGGACGCCAGCGCCCGATCGTGAAGACGGAACTATCATCCATGCGCAGCCTTGGAAATACTTGGGCGCAAGCCATGAAAACCAAGAGCGCAAACATCCCTGCTGGCGGATTTTCAGTGATCCTTGGTGCGATTCCAATCGCTGTTTTGATCTGGCTATTTAGCAGCATCATCACTTTCGATGGGGAGAATTTATACAGTCTCTTACTTGGTCTGGCGGTCAAATCCATCGCGTTCAGTTTGTTCGTCCCCTTTGTATTGATCGGTTTCAATGGCATTGCCCGGAAAGATGAGTATTCCATAGGGTTCAAGACGATGCTCTCATCGCTGAAAAGCTATCCGCGTTATCTGGTTTTCAGTCTCACCACCGCGCTATATTATACGATCATCTATCTGATCTGTTTCGGGCTGCCAAATTTCGGCAGTGATCCGATCCTGCGTCTGGTGTGGGTGGTTTTGCTCAACTACTGGGTCGCGATCCTGTTGCCGGTTCCGGCTTTGATGGAGCGGCTGCAAATCCCTTTTTTCACTGCGTTGAAAACATCCTATCGTCACTTTCACGTGGTTCGGTGGAATCTCTATCTGCTCGCTTTGGTGTTAGTTTTGTTAAATATCGCGGGAGCCATTTTGTTCGTAGTTCCGCTGGCGATCACGATCCCGCTTTCATGGTTCGCAATCAGGGACTACACAGATTTGCTGCTCGAATATGAATTGATCCGAGCTCAGAAATAGGAGATGAGCGGACATGACGAAAAAAGAAGTGATCTCGCTGGTCATCCTCATCCTTGTGATCGGCTACGGAGCCTGGCAGTTCTTCACCAGCAACTTCAATGAGAAAAAATCCCAACATCTGATGGATACGATCGTGACCATCACCGCCACCTCGAAGAACAAGAATGTCGGCTCCCAGATCGATTCCGTCTTTGCCTTCATCAAGGAGATGGAAGACCGGTTGAACGATTATCGGGAAGGTTCATGGCTGCATACACTAAATAATTCACCCGAAATCGATTTTCCCATGGATCCCGACGCCTACAAGATACTTGTGATCGCGGACAGCCTCTATCGCATGACCGACGGCGCTTTCGATGTCAGCATCAAACCCTTGTATGATTTGTGGGATTTCGATACCCGGGCACAAATCACTGAGGATTCACTTTTGAACTTGCCGGACAGTCTCGAAATCAAGAAAACCCTTCAATACGTGGGATTTGACCGCATCCAATACAATGAGAAGAGCATCAGGATACCAAAAGGCACCCAACTCGCATTTGGGGCTATTGCCAAGGGGTATGTCCTGGACAAGGCACGCGAATATATGCAGAGCCTTGATCTGATCAGCGGTTTCATTGACTGCCGTAGCTCGATGACCTTCTATGGAGACGTCATGCCCCAGCTTGTCTATATTCAGCATCCGCGCCTCAGCGCAGAAGATTTTATCGCCTCGTTTCGCATCAAGGATCTCAGTGTCGGAACGAGCGGAGATTATCAACAGTATTTTGATTTGAATGGCATCCGCTATCACCATATCATCGATCCCAAAACAGGTTATCCGGTTCGTGATGTCTATTCAGTCACTGTGACCCATCCTTCCGCGGCATGGGCGGACGGGCTTTCCACAGCTTTGTTTTTGATGCCTCCCGAGGAAGCGATCGAAGCGATCAAGAACATTCCGGATTGCAACGCTGTGATTTATTACGAACACAACGGCAGTAACGTCTCGCTCAAATCTGCGGGCATGAAAAACCTCGGATTCTCGGAAAAACTATGATCATCCCAGACGTTCAGAACCATCCCGATTTGCGTAAAATCCTCATCGACAAAGTCGGAGTAAAAGGAGTTCGCTATCCCATTGTAGTGGAGGATATCTCAAACGGCATCCAACACACAGTCGCCGATCTCAATATCTATGTGGAGCTGCCCCATCACCTGCGCGGAACCCATATGTCCCGATTCATCGAGGTATTGAACAAATACCATGATAGCAGCATCATCGCTCAACTGGACAGCTTTCTCATGCGTTTGAAAGAAGTGCTCAAAGCGGATGCGGCTTATGTGGATATCAGTTTTCCATATTTCGTCAAAAAGCATGCACCAGTCTCGAAAATTACTTCGCTGATGAGTTATCAGTGTTTTTTCAATGCCAGTTTTCGGGATATTTATGAGCTCTGGATCGGAGTGACCGTCCCTGTCACAACACTCTGTCCTTGTTCAAGGGAAATCAGCGAATTCGGCGCGCATAACCAACGCTCCCATATCACTATCAAGGTCAAATACAGTGAATTCGTTTGGTTGGAAGAATTGATCGCGATCGCCGAATCCGCCGCCAGTTGCGAGATTTATCCGCTGCTCAAAAGAAGTGACGAGAAATTTGTCACCGAAAAAGCCTATTCAAATCCCAAGTTTGTTGAAGACATCGTGCGCGAGGTCACCCAAAAACTAATGAGCGATACCCGCATGCTTGAGTATTACGTTGAGGCGGATAGCATCGAATCCATTCACAATCACAGCGCCTATGCTCTGATCCAAAGCCACAAACACGATTGACCGGATAACGGAAAAACAGCTTTATCTATGACGGTCACAAACATCTCTCCAGCCCGTAGCGCGTTTCTGCCAAACTCGCTGAAATATATCATCCACAACGATAACACCAATCCTCTCATCTGCTTGCAAATCTATATCCGCATCGGCAGCGTGAAAGAAAAACCCGCCGAAGCCGGATTCGCGCATTTCATCGAACACTTAGCTTTCAAATCCACCCGCGATTTTCCGCTCAATGCCTTATCCGAACACGTCACACGGCTGGGGGGGGCGATCAATGCCTACACGGATTTTGACTGCACCTGCTACTATCTGATGATGCCGTCCGAGCTTCTGGAAGAGGGATTGCACATCCTCAGCCAGCTTGCTTTTCAAGCTGATTTCGCCAGTGATGACGTTGAGATCGAAAAGGATATCATTATCGAAGAGATCAAGCAGTATGAAAACGAGCCGGAGATGGAATTCTTTGACTACCTGCAAAGCACCTATTTTGATAAAAGCCCTTTAAAAAAACCGGTTCTCGGGACTATCGAATCTGTCAAAGCAGCCGATCACAAACGCCTGCTTGCTTTCCAGGCTAAATACTACCGACCGGACAATGCTTTCCTCGTTCTCAGCGGTGATATCAACGGCAATGCCGATGAATTGATCAAACACTATTTCGGTAACTGGAAAAAACCCTCAAAAGCTCTTATTCTGCCCGATTACAGCAGGTTCATGGAGCCTGAGACACTTAAGTTTCGCAAGTTTGAACGCCGCAAAAAAACCGATTTTATTGCCTTACTCATGCCGGAGCTTTGTGAAGCCCATCCAAACAGCGATGCGCTCTTGGTCGCCATGCGTTATTATGCCATCGGCAAGGCGTCCAAGCTCTATAAACGTTTGGTGGAGAGGGAGAAGCTATGTTCCTCCGTCAAGGTTAGCTCCCTCTGTGGAGAATTGAGTGGTGCCTCCGCGATTCTGTTCACACCCTCAGTTAAAAACCGGCGTGATGAGATTATCACCATCATCCGCGAGGAGTTTTTGGATATTCTTGCGGCAAGGGTCGATCCTGTTGAGATCGAATTGATCAAACTCGATATTATCCATAGTTGGCTCTACGGGTTTGAATCGATGGAAAATATCGCCAACATGATCGGCGCCGAAGAGTTTATCAAAGGCTATGAAAATCTCTATCAATACGCGGAACAAATCACTGCGGTCAGCTTTGAGGAGGTGATCGACTCCGCACGTAAATACTGGCAGCCGGACAACCTGGCTTTTTATTATCAGTCTTTCGCAGCAAAGCAGCCGACCACGGTTCAGAATATGACGAAAAGAGATTTCATCGCCGAACCCGCGGAGATCGCTCATGATCTCACACCTCGCATTCCCGAAAACGAGGATGCTGATTTTCACTGCCTTGCCTCTGCCCCATCGGCGGATTTTGAACAGCTTGACGAAATACACTTTCGGATGAACCTATCCAACGGATTGAAGATAATCTATCGCCACATTCCCCACAAACCGATGTTGGGCATTACCTTAAGCACGGAAGTCTGCCAATTGAAAGAGCGCTCTGATCAACGCGGCGAGAATTTTCTCACCTCCACTGCCATGCTCTATGGCACCAGGGCACACAGCCATGAACAGATCATGCAATTCTCTCGCAGGCATGGTTTTAACATCCGCGTGATCCACCATTTGGATTCAACAAATTATCGGGCAAAATGCTTCAACGAAGATCTGGGCAAAACGCTTGATCTGCTGAAGGAAATCATTGCCCAGCCCCTGTTTAACCCTCATCACGTCAGCATGCTCAAGACTGCCGCGATCGACAGCATCCGCCGCGAAAATCAATATCCGGTCAGCTATTCCTACCAACGCTGGCTGATGATGCTTTTCGGCACAAACAGTATCCTCGATCGCAGTTGCGGAAGCATCGGCTCTCTGGGCAAGCTGCGGCTTAATGATTTGCGGCAGTGGCATTTGACGCACTATCATCCTGCCGCCTTTGTTTTGGCTGTAGTGGGATCATTGCCGCCAAAGGATGTTTTTGGCGTCTGCGCCAGCGTGTTTGACCAGCTTGAATCCAAAGCTGATTTAATCCCCAATCTGCCTTTGCCGGAGCGCAAGAAGAGCCCGGAAATCAGGATCAGCCGGCAGAAAGCGGAACAATCGGTGATCCATTTGGGCGGATATGGCACCGCGGCGAAAGACGTGAAGCAAAACACCGCTTTCCATCTGTTGGCGCAAATCCTCGGAGGAGATATATCCTCACGCTTTTTCAATATCTTAAGAGAAAAACACGCTTATGCCTACCAATGCGGATTCGATTTTTCTTCAATCCGCGAAATCGGTTTCTGGAATGCCTATGCCTTCTGCGATCCCGATGATTACAAAGACTGTCTGCGCCTGATCAGAGAGATTTTGACGGATGTTGCGGAAAATGGCGTCCACTCCGATGAACTCAGCAGCGCGCAAAACTATCTCATCGGCATGAACCGTTTTGACAGCGAAAGCGTTTCCTATCAAGCCTCAGCGATATCAAACCTACTTGCTTTGGGCTATGATCTGGATCACTTTCTTTTTCGCGAACAGCGCCTGCGCTCGGTCTCAAACGACGATATCAAAAATGTCGCCTCCACTTGGCTCAAACCGGATAACCACTTTATCCACATCGTGTTATAGATCATGATCACCCTCGGTATCGACATCGGCTCCCGCAACAGCAAGATCGTGCTTTTTGATTCGATCAAGAGCGAGATCATCCACTTTGGTTATGCCTCGACGGACATCTCCCCCATCGTTTCGGTGCGGAGATTGTTAGATGCTTCTTTTGCAGCCACAAACCTGAGCATAGAAAACATAACTGCACGTTGTTCAACAGGATACGGCAGAAAACTATACAAAGAGGCGGATCGGGTTCTGTCCGAGATATCCTGTCATGCCGCTGGTGTCAGCCACTATTTTCCCCGCTGTAAAACGATCATCGACATCGGTGGTCAGGATTCCAAGATCATCACTTTGGACAGTGACGGAAAAGTGGTGGATTTTGCCATGAACGACAAATGCGCTGCCGGGACGGGCAGATTTATGGAAATGACTGCGATCCGGCTGGAATGCTCGCTCGACGATCTCTCGCTAATTGCCGCAAAATCGACTACCGGGTTGAAGCTTAATTCCACCTGCGTGGTCTTTGCCGAATCCGAGATCATTGGCATGATGGCGGATAACGTGAGCGCCATGGACATCGCACGCGCAGTGCATATCTCCGTAGCCAGACGCGTTTTGGCACAGATTTCCGCCCTTGATTATCATCCTCCTGTCGTTTTCACCGGCGGAGTGGCGCAAAATGCAGACCTGCGCTA
The sequence above is a segment of the Candidatus Cloacimonadaceae bacterium genome. Coding sequences within it:
- a CDS encoding pitrilysin family protein, which produces MTVTNISPARSAFLPNSLKYIIHNDNTNPLICLQIYIRIGSVKEKPAEAGFAHFIEHLAFKSTRDFPLNALSEHVTRLGGAINAYTDFDCTCYYLMMPSELLEEGLHILSQLAFQADFASDDVEIEKDIIIEEIKQYENEPEMEFFDYLQSTYFDKSPLKKPVLGTIESVKAADHKRLLAFQAKYYRPDNAFLVLSGDINGNADELIKHYFGNWKKPSKALILPDYSRFMEPETLKFRKFERRKKTDFIALLMPELCEAHPNSDALLVAMRYYAIGKASKLYKRLVEREKLCSSVKVSSLCGELSGASAILFTPSVKNRRDEIITIIREEFLDILAARVDPVEIELIKLDIIHSWLYGFESMENIANMIGAEEFIKGYENLYQYAEQITAVSFEEVIDSARKYWQPDNLAFYYQSFAAKQPTTVQNMTKRDFIAEPAEIAHDLTPRIPENEDADFHCLASAPSADFEQLDEIHFRMNLSNGLKIIYRHIPHKPMLGITLSTEVCQLKERSDQRGENFLTSTAMLYGTRAHSHEQIMQFSRRHGFNIRVIHHLDSTNYRAKCFNEDLGKTLDLLKEIIAQPLFNPHHVSMLKTAAIDSIRRENQYPVSYSYQRWLMMLFGTNSILDRSCGSIGSLGKLRLNDLRQWHLTHYHPAAFVLAVVGSLPPKDVFGVCASVFDQLESKADLIPNLPLPERKKSPEIRISRQKAEQSVIHLGGYGTAAKDVKQNTAFHLLAQILGGDISSRFFNILREKHAYAYQCGFDFSSIREIGFWNAYAFCDPDDYKDCLRLIREILTDVAENGVHSDELSSAQNYLIGMNRFDSESVSYQASAISNLLALGYDLDHFLFREQRLRSVSNDDIKNVASTWLKPDNHFIHIVL
- the folE2 gene encoding GTP cyclohydrolase FolE2 gives rise to the protein MIIPDVQNHPDLRKILIDKVGVKGVRYPIVVEDISNGIQHTVADLNIYVELPHHLRGTHMSRFIEVLNKYHDSSIIAQLDSFLMRLKEVLKADAAYVDISFPYFVKKHAPVSKITSLMSYQCFFNASFRDIYELWIGVTVPVTTLCPCSREISEFGAHNQRSHITIKVKYSEFVWLEELIAIAESAASCEIYPLLKRSDEKFVTEKAYSNPKFVEDIVREVTQKLMSDTRMLEYYVEADSIESIHNHSAYALIQSHKHD
- a CDS encoding vitamin B12-dependent ribonucleotide reductase, with amino-acid sequence MKITDNALKVLQKRYFRKDDNGNIIEDWSALINRVAENIANGDKEKEKSYYDLLDSGYFLPNSPTLMNAGNDLQQLSACFVLPIEDSMDSIFETVKNAALIHKSGGGTGFSFSRLREANSRVRSTNGVSSGPLSFIKVFNAATDAVKQGGTRRGANMAILNVNHPQIMDFITCKEDPKELTNFNISVGITEDFMRAVYQDEDYDLISPHTKELHSRLKARDVFSLIVEMAHKNGEPGIIFLDRVNSDNPTPQVGMIESTNPCGEQPLLPNEACNLGSINLSALIKDNAIDWDRLKSVVRDSTDFLDNVIDSSKFPLPQIDEMVKANRKIGLGIMGWADLLYQLKISYSSDQAVDLARELMEFIDFEAKQRSMELAVEKGSFPNFSGSVFSDGSLQRVAVKKNWDELIDRIKDKGIRNATVSTIAPTGTISMILDTSSGIEPQFSLVYVKNVMDGEKLLYVNKWFEQALESEGLLSKDLLEEVANTGTVAHIDAIPDHFKNIFQTAHDISPEWHIRMQAAFQLYTDNAVSKTINFSSSATVEDIRTAYELAYQLGCKGVTVYRDGSRENQVLSTGSTSKSPATDRKVAPRDRPEVTHGITQRLETGCGHMYVTINTDDHGACEIFVQMGKVGGCASAQLEAIARLSSLALRSDVKLEAITRQLKGIRCQSPMWHKGKMITSCGDAVGQALEGFLQMHKNGDVKSLNLPVENGYSIPMHKSGSALCPDCGSTIEHIEGCLKCPSCGWSKC
- a CDS encoding FAD:protein FMN transferase — encoded protein: MTKKEVISLVILILVIGYGAWQFFTSNFNEKKSQHLMDTIVTITATSKNKNVGSQIDSVFAFIKEMEDRLNDYREGSWLHTLNNSPEIDFPMDPDAYKILVIADSLYRMTDGAFDVSIKPLYDLWDFDTRAQITEDSLLNLPDSLEIKKTLQYVGFDRIQYNEKSIRIPKGTQLAFGAIAKGYVLDKAREYMQSLDLISGFIDCRSSMTFYGDVMPQLVYIQHPRLSAEDFIASFRIKDLSVGTSGDYQQYFDLNGIRYHHIIDPKTGYPVRDVYSVTVTHPSAAWADGLSTALFLMPPEEAIEAIKNIPDCNAVIYYEHNGSNVSLKSAGMKNLGFSEKL
- a CDS encoding acyl-CoA dehydratase activase, which produces MITLGIDIGSRNSKIVLFDSIKSEIIHFGYASTDISPIVSVRRLLDASFAATNLSIENITARCSTGYGRKLYKEADRVLSEISCHAAGVSHYFPRCKTIIDIGGQDSKIITLDSDGKVVDFAMNDKCAAGTGRFMEMTAIRLECSLDDLSLIAAKSTTGLKLNSTCVVFAESEIIGMMADNVSAMDIARAVHISVARRVLAQISALDYHPPVVFTGGVAQNADLRYCLELLLEQKILCPPEPVITGALGAAILAAAYENR
- a CDS encoding 3-keto-5-aminohexanoate cleavage protein → MQPLILTAAITGAETKREDQPNLPVTPKEQAREAVACFEAGARVIHLHVREDDGSPTQRLERFGESIEAIRAAVPEMIIQISTGGAVGEPFERRLAPLSLKPDMGTLNAGTLNFGDEIFINHPLDIIRLAEAFKQYGVIPEVEVYESGMIDIVAKLVNKEIITHSPLHVQFVLGVPGGMSGKPKNLIYMIEHLAEEIPTATWAVAGIGRWHLPTAMVALVAGGHIRMGFEDNIFYHKGLIAESNAQLVSRIARIATEIGRPLATPEQARNILAL